Proteins found in one Magnolia sinica isolate HGM2019 chromosome 5, MsV1, whole genome shotgun sequence genomic segment:
- the LOC131246892 gene encoding chloride channel protein CLC-f-like, with amino-acid sequence MDECCTKITTSSSSNHSMVSLQALGGLGAGIIALRYPWILYWGFTNVDEILLMGKSASAPGIWLLTQLVGAKVVATALCRGSGLVGGLYAPSLMIGAALGAVFGGSAAEIINSAIPGNVAVAQPQAYALVRIAATFTSVCSVPLTSVLLLFELTKDYRILLALMACLQVPETVVQQIFLLNSLDVELYKHAQEDIFAQQRKHLAEKLDKVFNRIRIVQ; translated from the exons ATGGATGAATGTTGCACAAAGATTACCACATCGAGCAGTTCTAATCATTCAATGGTCAGCTTGCAAGCTTTAGGTGGTCTAGGAGCTGGTATAATAGCTCTGAGGTACCCATGGATACTGTATTGGGGCTTTACAAATGTGGATGAAATCCTACTCATGGGGAAGAGTGCTTCAGCACCTGGAATATGGCTGTTGACTCAATTGGTGGGGGCCAAAGTTGTGGCGACTGCTCTTTGCAGGGGATCTGGGCTTGTGGGTGGTCTTTATGCCCCAAGCTTGATGATTGGTGCTGCTCTTGGTGCCGTGTTTGGGGGTTCGGCTGCAGAAATCATCAATTCAGCCATCCCAGGAAATGTTGCTGTTGCCCAGCCACAGGCCTACGCTCTG GTCAGGATAGCCGCTACGTTCACTTCAGTTTGTTCAGTTCCCTTGACATCAGTGCTACTTCTGTTTGAGCTGACAAAGGATTACAGAATTTTGCTTGCACTCATG GCATGCCTTCAGGTTCCTGAAACAGTTGTCCAGCAGATATTTTTGCTAAACAGCCTTGATGTGGAGCTTTATAAGCATGCGCAGGAGGACATCTTTGCACAGCAGCGGAAACATCTTGCCGAGAAGTTGGATAAAGTG TTTAACAGAATCAGAATAGTTCAATGA